The Fructilactobacillus ixorae genome has a window encoding:
- the serS gene encoding serine--tRNA ligase, which translates to MIDIKLVRQKPDWFKEKMATRGVSAETVDHLLELDQRRRELIVQTEQLKAERNSVSDQISQLKRQKADAEAPIQRMREVGKAIKQLDQDLEQVEQAEQDVAAHLPNIPNDQVPVSLTEAGAVELRKVGTPRHFKFQPQSHWEIGEHLDILDFQRSAKVAGSRFVYYLGAGAMLERAVYNFYLDENDRAGYTEVLPPYMVNSASMYGTGQFPKFLETKAGFEIADSDLTMIPTAEVPLVNFYRDEVIPAEQLPVKFTALTPAFRSEAGSAGRDTKGLIRLHQFNKVEMVQFTKPADSWAALENITHQAESSLQKLGLPYHVITLTSSDMSFTAAMTHDIEVWMPSQDCYREISSCSNTTDFQARRAHIQYRDETGKLQYVHTLNGSGLAVGRTVAAILENYQNEDGSVNIPEVLQPYMHGMQKITQQQLF; encoded by the coding sequence ATGATTGACATTAAGTTAGTGCGGCAAAAACCTGATTGGTTCAAGGAAAAAATGGCCACCCGGGGCGTGAGTGCCGAAACGGTGGATCACCTTTTGGAACTAGATCAGCGGCGCCGGGAATTGATTGTCCAAACAGAACAACTAAAGGCCGAACGGAATTCGGTCTCAGATCAAATTTCGCAGTTAAAACGGCAAAAAGCGGATGCTGAGGCGCCCATTCAACGGATGCGCGAGGTCGGAAAAGCGATTAAACAGCTGGACCAGGATTTAGAGCAAGTTGAACAAGCAGAACAGGATGTGGCGGCGCACCTGCCAAACATTCCTAACGATCAGGTGCCCGTGAGTCTGACGGAAGCGGGCGCCGTGGAACTGCGTAAGGTGGGGACGCCCCGCCACTTTAAGTTTCAACCGCAATCCCACTGGGAAATTGGGGAACACTTAGACATCCTGGACTTTCAACGCAGTGCCAAGGTTGCCGGAAGTCGGTTTGTCTACTACTTAGGGGCCGGCGCCATGTTAGAACGGGCCGTCTACAATTTCTACCTCGATGAAAATGACCGCGCGGGCTACACGGAAGTCTTGCCTCCATACATGGTTAACTCAGCTTCGATGTATGGTACGGGGCAGTTTCCCAAGTTCTTGGAAACAAAAGCCGGCTTTGAAATCGCTGATAGTGACCTCACCATGATCCCGACGGCTGAAGTTCCGTTGGTAAACTTTTACCGGGATGAAGTGATTCCAGCTGAGCAGCTCCCAGTGAAGTTTACCGCGTTAACGCCTGCCTTTCGGTCGGAAGCCGGCAGTGCCGGTCGCGATACCAAGGGCTTAATCCGGCTTCACCAGTTTAACAAGGTTGAGATGGTGCAATTTACGAAGCCAGCGGACTCCTGGGCAGCACTCGAAAACATTACGCACCAGGCGGAAAGTTCCCTGCAAAAACTGGGCTTACCGTACCACGTGATTACCCTAACCTCGAGTGATATGAGCTTTACGGCTGCTATGACCCACGACATTGAGGTCTGGATGCCATCGCAGGACTGTTACCGAGAAATCTCCAGTTGTTCGAATACGACTGACTTTCAGGCGCGTCGGGCGCACATTCAGTACCGGGATGAAACCGGGAAACTGCAGTACGTCCACACGTTAAACGGTTCGGGACTCGCCGTGGGGCGGACCGTGGCTGCCATTTTGGAAAATTACCAAAACGAAGATGGCTCGGTGAACATTCCGGAAGTCCTGCAACCATACATGCACGGGATGCAAAAAATCACCCAACAACAATTATTCTAA
- a CDS encoding phosphatase PAP2 family protein yields MIIKKDPSRPYKLVIATLLTIIIAVAVKTNSGFVNFLDTLVIGGVQHWDSNFMTSLFTIVSFIASPKLDVIWMILLAFILWGGRDKIPAVFTICLLIGGDALGFVVKNLVARDRPPMHLLKDTGYSFPSGHVLGTVLVLSIIWIVLVPMLNDRTSMWIVRMMLILWLILVMLSRIYLNAHFPSDVVGAVTLAYAWLQVAEYLYVRYAPRLATIKGFQNSNY; encoded by the coding sequence ATGATAATTAAAAAGGACCCAAGTCGCCCGTATAAATTAGTGATTGCGACCCTCCTGACGATTATAATCGCCGTGGCCGTTAAAACTAATTCCGGGTTCGTTAACTTTTTGGATACGTTGGTAATCGGTGGGGTGCAACATTGGGACTCGAACTTTATGACCAGTTTGTTTACCATTGTTAGCTTCATCGCGAGTCCCAAGCTGGACGTCATTTGGATGATTCTATTAGCCTTCATCCTGTGGGGCGGTCGGGATAAAATTCCGGCCGTGTTTACCATCTGCTTACTGATTGGTGGTGATGCCCTCGGGTTTGTGGTGAAAAACTTAGTGGCCCGGGATCGGCCGCCGATGCACCTGCTGAAGGATACGGGGTACAGTTTCCCGAGTGGGCACGTGCTGGGAACGGTTCTAGTGCTAAGTATCATTTGGATCGTGTTGGTTCCGATGCTGAATGACCGGACGAGTATGTGGATTGTGCGGATGATGCTAATCCTCTGGTTGATTCTGGTAATGCTGTCCCGAATTTACCTAAATGCCCATTTTCCTAGTGACGTAGTGGGCGCGGTGACCTTGGCCTATGCCTGGCTGCAAGTGGCCGAATACCTTTACGTGCGGTATGCGCCCCGGCTTGCGACCATCAAGGGATTTCAAAATAGTAACTATTAA
- a CDS encoding amino acid permease — MEAEKGTQHVKRGLKSRHVSMIALGGCIGTGLFVASGGAISKAGPGGALVAYVLMGIMVYFLMTSLGEMATNLPVSGSFSTYAAKYVDPALGFAMGWNYWFNWAITVAVDVSTVSLVMAFWFPHFPAWIWSAVALILIFVINALAVSAFGETEFWMSLIKVITIIIFLIVGFLTIVGIMGGHATGLSNFTYKQAPFVHGIPGIISVFVVAGFSFQGTELVGITAGEADDPQKSVPKAIHEVFWRIILFYFLAIFVIAAVIPYTSPDLLGSSASDVSISPFTIVFERAGLAAAASVMNAVILTSVISSANSGMYASTRMLYSMADEGYAPKFFGKISKNGIPFLALLATTVVALLTFLTSLVGPQIYLWLVAASGLTGFIAWFGIALSHYRFRRAFIKQGHHLDELKYHATWFPFGPLLCLILCIVVIFGQDIGSFVQGKWFEIAVTYISVPLFLILFFGYKLVHHTHLIPLDQVDVSPANLDDEQQAHN, encoded by the coding sequence ATGGAAGCAGAAAAGGGAACCCAACACGTTAAGCGGGGCTTAAAGTCGCGGCACGTGTCAATGATCGCCCTCGGTGGGTGTATTGGAACGGGACTGTTTGTAGCAAGTGGCGGAGCCATTAGTAAGGCCGGTCCCGGTGGTGCGCTCGTTGCGTACGTGTTAATGGGAATCATGGTCTACTTTTTGATGACGAGTTTGGGTGAGATGGCAACCAACCTGCCGGTCTCTGGTTCATTTTCAACGTATGCCGCGAAGTACGTTGATCCGGCGTTAGGATTTGCCATGGGGTGGAACTACTGGTTTAACTGGGCGATTACCGTGGCCGTTGATGTGTCCACGGTTTCCTTGGTCATGGCGTTCTGGTTCCCCCATTTTCCCGCGTGGATTTGGAGTGCCGTGGCGCTGATCTTGATTTTTGTGATTAACGCACTGGCCGTGTCGGCCTTTGGAGAAACCGAGTTTTGGATGTCACTAATCAAGGTAATTACGATCATTATCTTCTTAATCGTGGGTTTTTTAACGATCGTTGGGATTATGGGTGGTCATGCCACGGGCTTAAGTAACTTTACCTATAAGCAGGCGCCGTTTGTTCACGGGATTCCGGGAATCATCAGCGTCTTCGTCGTTGCTGGATTTTCGTTTCAGGGAACCGAATTAGTCGGAATTACCGCTGGAGAAGCTGACGACCCGCAAAAGAGCGTGCCCAAGGCGATTCATGAGGTGTTCTGGCGGATCATCTTGTTTTACTTTTTGGCGATCTTTGTGATTGCCGCGGTGATTCCCTACACGAGTCCAGATTTACTGGGATCATCCGCTAGTGACGTCTCAATCAGTCCCTTTACGATTGTCTTTGAACGGGCCGGGTTAGCCGCGGCTGCCAGTGTGATGAATGCGGTTATTTTAACGTCCGTAATTTCCTCGGCAAACTCCGGGATGTATGCGTCAACGCGGATGCTCTATTCCATGGCTGATGAAGGGTATGCCCCGAAGTTCTTTGGCAAAATTAGTAAGAACGGAATTCCGTTCCTCGCCCTCTTAGCCACCACGGTTGTGGCCCTACTGACCTTCTTAACTAGCTTGGTTGGCCCGCAAATTTACCTCTGGCTCGTGGCCGCCTCAGGGTTAACCGGCTTTATTGCTTGGTTTGGGATTGCTTTATCCCACTACCGGTTCCGGCGGGCGTTCATTAAGCAGGGGCATCATTTGGATGAACTCAAGTACCACGCCACCTGGTTCCCCTTTGGCCCATTGTTATGTTTGATCTTATGTATCGTGGTAATTTTTGGTCAAGACATTGGGTCCTTTGTACAGGGCAAGTGGTTTGAAATTGCAGTGACCTACATCAGTGTGCCACTCTTCTTAATTTTGTTCTTTGGTTACAAGTTGGTGCACCACACGCATTTGATTCCGCTTGATCAGGTGGACGTGTCTCCCGCTAATTTAGATGACGAGCAGCAGGCGCACAATTAA
- a CDS encoding DUF1634 domain-containing protein — MKPETKNETQEMHRVEMTIGTILRWGVIVAATIMIVGLLFYLVDGSLGVATNYHVQNFHQLLQGLMAGKPYAIMMVGIFALILTPGLRVVVSIYSFYREHDRLYVIITSLVLLILLTSFVLGIEFQV; from the coding sequence ATGAAACCAGAAACAAAAAACGAAACTCAGGAAATGCACCGGGTGGAAATGACGATTGGAACCATCCTCCGCTGGGGGGTAATTGTGGCAGCCACCATTATGATCGTGGGCCTGCTCTTCTACCTCGTAGACGGCAGCTTGGGAGTGGCTACTAACTACCACGTGCAAAACTTCCATCAACTCCTTCAGGGCCTGATGGCCGGTAAACCTTATGCCATCATGATGGTCGGCATTTTTGCCTTGATTCTCACGCCCGGGTTACGGGTCGTCGTCTCAATCTACTCCTTTTACCGGGAACACGACCGTCTCTACGTCATCATCACCAGCTTGGTGCTGCTGATTCTCTTAACCAGCTTTGTCCTCGGCATCGAATTTCAAGTTTAA
- a CDS encoding cysteine hydrolase family protein, producing MSHTNQPAALLIIDYTNDFVAPNGALTLGEPAQAAEPAIINIAQRFWETGQLVILPTDLHHAHDPYHPESKLFAPHNLAGSWGRQFYGELEPWYEAHRAEPTVWEMPKTRYSAFAGTDLDLQLRARGITELHLTGVATDICLLHTAVSAYNLGYQLVIHPHATASFSPENQAFALQHFQTALGAQLIND from the coding sequence ATGTCTCATACTAATCAACCCGCCGCGTTACTAATTATCGACTATACCAACGACTTTGTCGCACCAAACGGCGCCCTGACACTCGGAGAACCCGCCCAGGCGGCCGAACCGGCGATTATCAACATCGCTCAGCGCTTCTGGGAAACGGGCCAGCTGGTCATCTTGCCCACTGATTTACACCACGCCCACGATCCCTACCACCCCGAAAGCAAGCTCTTTGCCCCGCACAACCTCGCCGGCAGTTGGGGGCGGCAATTTTACGGTGAACTCGAACCCTGGTACGAGGCACACCGAGCGGAACCCACGGTGTGGGAGATGCCCAAGACCCGGTACAGCGCTTTTGCCGGCACGGATCTTGACCTTCAACTCCGGGCGCGGGGCATCACCGAACTCCATCTCACGGGAGTAGCCACCGACATCTGCCTGTTGCATACGGCAGTTAGCGCCTATAACCTGGGTTATCAACTGGTAATCCATCCGCACGCCACCGCAAGCTTTTCGCCGGAAAACCAAGCCTTTGCCCTACAACACTTTCAAACCGCGCTCGGCGCTCAACTGATTAACGACTAA
- a CDS encoding deoxynucleoside kinase yields MIVLSGPIGAGKTSLTTLLAEHLNAPAFYESVDDNEILPLFYKDPQKYAFLLQIYFLNKRLAAIKAANADRYSVMDRSLFEDSLLFHLNADLGRSTATEVATYDSLLHNMLEPVGPADYQKLPDLLIYLHVSFDTMLQRIKKRGRSYEQLDHDASLYDYYRELNERYDTWFAQYELSPKLEIDGDQLEFVEDPAARDQIFALVDAKINQIFA; encoded by the coding sequence ATGATCGTTTTATCAGGCCCCATTGGGGCGGGAAAGACCTCGTTAACCACCTTACTCGCCGAGCATCTTAATGCCCCGGCGTTTTACGAATCGGTCGATGATAACGAGATTTTACCGTTGTTTTACAAAGACCCACAAAAATACGCCTTTTTACTACAAATTTATTTTTTGAACAAACGGTTAGCGGCGATTAAAGCAGCGAATGCCGACCGCTACAGCGTCATGGACCGCTCGTTGTTTGAAGATTCGCTGTTATTTCATTTAAACGCCGATCTCGGGCGTTCAACGGCAACGGAAGTAGCCACCTACGATTCGTTGTTGCACAACATGCTCGAGCCAGTCGGTCCCGCTGACTATCAAAAGCTCCCCGATTTATTGATCTACTTACACGTTTCCTTTGATACGATGCTGCAGCGGATTAAGAAGCGTGGCCGCAGTTATGAGCAACTTGACCACGATGCGAGCCTCTATGACTACTACCGGGAGTTAAACGAACGGTATGATACCTGGTTTGCCCAGTACGAGCTCTCGCCGAAGTTGGAGATTGATGGTGATCAGCTCGAGTTTGTGGAGGATCCTGCAGCGCGTGACCAAATTTTTGCCCTGGTGGATGCAAAAATTAACCAAATCTTTGCCTAG
- a CDS encoding sulfite exporter TauE/SafE family protein, which produces MLNSILLMLVVGVLVGILGAILGIGGGMIITPVLTLGMGLDIKYAIGASLIAVIATSSGATIAYLRDNVLNLRVAMFLEIATSVGAIVGALLTGILNPVFLYLLFGLLLFFSGANMVKKLWGKNSDQITHQDDKLAQDLRLNGSYYDKNLHKEIDYGVTNVPTGFSIMFGAGIASGLLGIGSGAFKVIAMDTFMKMPLKPSSSTSNLMMGVTAAASATIYFFNGSILPQIAVPMALGIIGGAALGSRIMQIMPTRLMRIIFIPILLYLGFQMILKGFGVSI; this is translated from the coding sequence ATGCTAAATAGTATTTTACTAATGCTAGTGGTCGGCGTCTTGGTCGGCATCCTCGGTGCCATTCTCGGGATTGGTGGGGGAATGATCATCACCCCCGTGCTGACCCTTGGAATGGGATTAGACATTAAATACGCGATCGGCGCGAGCCTGATTGCCGTCATCGCAACGAGTTCGGGGGCGACGATTGCCTACCTCCGTGATAACGTCCTCAACTTACGGGTAGCCATGTTTTTAGAGATTGCGACCTCCGTCGGAGCCATCGTCGGCGCCCTCTTGACTGGAATCTTAAATCCCGTGTTCCTCTACCTTTTGTTTGGTCTCCTCCTGTTCTTTTCCGGCGCGAACATGGTTAAAAAGCTGTGGGGAAAAAACAGTGACCAAATTACCCACCAGGATGACAAACTGGCTCAGGACCTGCGTCTCAACGGGTCTTACTACGATAAGAACCTCCACAAAGAAATTGACTACGGAGTTACTAACGTCCCGACCGGATTTTCCATCATGTTTGGAGCAGGAATTGCGAGCGGACTGCTCGGCATTGGTTCTGGAGCGTTTAAGGTCATTGCCATGGATACCTTCATGAAGATGCCGCTCAAACCCTCGAGTTCGACCAGTAACCTCATGATGGGAGTTACGGCAGCTGCTAGTGCTACAATCTACTTCTTTAACGGTTCCATTCTGCCCCAGATTGCCGTTCCCATGGCTCTCGGGATTATCGGGGGAGCCGCGCTTGGTTCCCGGATTATGCAAATCATGCCGACCCGGCTCATGCGGATCATCTTTATTCCGATCCTCTTGTACCTCGGCTTCCAAATGATTCTCAAAGGATTTGGGGTGTCAATCTAA
- a CDS encoding phosphate/phosphite/phosphonate ABC transporter substrate-binding protein, with protein MKVKKLLKVGCLALVLLVIGGGLSGCKHHSRAENYQPKRLVVEFNPSSNAGKMEARAKPLEKMLEQQLHIPVKVVVATSGSSMVEALGSKTADVAFLSPTAYVLGHANYGVKAILQATRYRYGSDATEDITNVPTNTYLGEIVVKKNGKVNKLSDLKGKKIAIQDTTSTAGYIFPAVELADRGINIHKNGIKTFTVKGADQGVLSVYNGNADAAFVFQGARKIAAKDDPNIMKETAVLYKTHPIPNDTISVRRDMSPKWDKKIARAFQTIAKSKQGHQIIYELYSHQGYVPVQDHEFDSVRTNLKKVGRLDE; from the coding sequence ATGAAGGTCAAAAAATTACTGAAGGTGGGTTGCTTAGCGCTGGTCTTGCTCGTAATCGGGGGCGGTCTGAGCGGATGTAAACATCACTCACGGGCGGAGAACTACCAACCCAAACGACTAGTGGTGGAATTTAATCCGTCTTCAAACGCCGGCAAGATGGAAGCCCGGGCGAAACCACTGGAAAAAATGCTGGAGCAACAATTACACATTCCGGTGAAGGTGGTCGTGGCGACCAGCGGGAGTTCGATGGTCGAAGCACTGGGGTCCAAGACGGCGGACGTGGCCTTCTTGTCACCAACGGCGTACGTGCTGGGGCACGCTAACTACGGGGTGAAAGCCATCTTACAAGCAACGCGGTATCGGTATGGATCAGATGCCACGGAAGACATTACGAACGTGCCGACGAACACCTACTTGGGTGAAATTGTGGTGAAAAAGAACGGTAAGGTGAACAAGCTGAGTGATCTAAAGGGAAAGAAGATTGCCATTCAGGATACGACGTCGACCGCTGGCTATATTTTCCCGGCCGTGGAATTAGCCGACCGCGGGATTAACATCCACAAAAACGGGATTAAGACCTTCACCGTGAAGGGAGCGGACCAAGGGGTTCTATCCGTATATAACGGGAATGCCGATGCTGCCTTTGTGTTCCAAGGAGCGCGGAAAATTGCGGCTAAGGATGATCCAAATATCATGAAGGAGACGGCTGTTTTGTATAAAACCCATCCCATCCCGAACGATACCATTTCGGTGCGGCGGGATATGAGTCCCAAGTGGGATAAGAAAATTGCCCGAGCCTTTCAAACGATTGCGAAGTCCAAACAAGGGCACCAGATTATCTATGAACTTTATAGTCATCAGGGGTATGTGCCGGTTCAGGATCATGAATTTGACAGTGTGCGGACCAATTTGAAAAAAGTCGGCCGGTTAGACGAGTAG
- a CDS encoding threonine/serine exporter family protein has protein sequence MAKYSRLVSTAIGTKVVLTVRKQERKKTQSYKNKVVQTCLLAGKILIENGSELNRVSDTIKRIAMNAGLDDLNAYVTITGLMISANDEAGAQIKEVEQRNFDLRRIAAVNKLSRRFAEHKLTIFQFYRLLLKVEHIGLYYPFWLLMVAAAVLSGAITVVFNNDLPDFFITSLVGMFGWLIFHELSLRVQASFISEFVSAMAIGAMAIYAVRLGLGQSTDNIIIGAVMPLVPGVPITNAVRDLISGNLISGPARGVEALICACALGFGVSLALIWLG, from the coding sequence GTGGCCAAATATAGTAGGCTGGTAAGTACAGCAATTGGAACGAAGGTGGTGCTTACGGTGCGCAAACAGGAACGCAAAAAAACGCAATCATATAAAAATAAGGTCGTCCAGACGTGTCTGCTCGCGGGTAAAATTTTAATTGAAAACGGCTCCGAACTGAATCGGGTTTCAGATACAATTAAACGAATTGCCATGAACGCGGGGTTAGACGATTTAAACGCCTACGTGACGATTACCGGACTCATGATTTCTGCCAACGACGAGGCTGGCGCACAGATCAAGGAAGTGGAGCAACGTAACTTTGATTTACGCCGGATTGCCGCCGTCAACAAACTATCGCGGCGGTTTGCCGAACACAAGTTGACCATCTTTCAGTTTTACCGTTTGTTGCTCAAGGTGGAACACATTGGCCTCTACTATCCCTTCTGGCTGTTGATGGTGGCCGCCGCGGTCTTATCCGGAGCGATCACCGTGGTCTTTAACAATGATCTCCCGGATTTTTTCATCACCAGCCTGGTAGGGATGTTTGGCTGGCTGATTTTTCATGAGCTTAGCCTGCGGGTGCAGGCCAGTTTCATCAGTGAGTTTGTGTCCGCAATGGCAATCGGTGCGATGGCCATTTACGCGGTCCGGCTCGGGCTGGGGCAAAGTACCGATAACATCATCATTGGGGCCGTCATGCCCCTTGTTCCGGGGGTTCCGATTACGAATGCCGTCCGGGACTTAATCTCTGGGAATTTGATTAGTGGTCCAGCACGTGGGGTGGAGGCGCTGATTTGTGCCTGTGCCCTCGGGTTTGGGGTCTCGCTCGCATTGATTTGGTTAGGATAG
- a CDS encoding threonine/serine exporter family protein → MLHLVIVIVGVYVATLGFALLINVSPRALNLGGVVAVAGYLVYLAYFTYIGGYVVANVVGAFAIGIFGMIAARYKKMPVIVFNTPALVPLVPGGQAYQVMKYVALNQPHMAFFYLTQVAMIAGSIAMGFLLAELFIQLFYYMKRRLIQKRSPL, encoded by the coding sequence ATGTTACATTTAGTGATTGTCATTGTGGGCGTCTATGTGGCTACGTTAGGCTTTGCCTTGTTAATTAACGTTTCACCCCGGGCACTCAACCTTGGGGGCGTCGTGGCGGTGGCGGGCTACCTCGTGTACCTGGCGTACTTTACCTACATCGGTGGGTACGTAGTCGCCAACGTCGTGGGAGCCTTTGCAATTGGAATCTTTGGGATGATTGCGGCGCGTTACAAAAAAATGCCGGTGATTGTCTTTAATACGCCGGCCTTGGTCCCGCTCGTGCCGGGGGGACAAGCCTACCAGGTTATGAAGTACGTGGCGTTAAACCAACCCCACATGGCGTTTTTCTACCTGACTCAGGTCGCTATGATTGCCGGCTCAATCGCAATGGGCTTTTTACTAGCAGAGTTGTTTATTCAACTGTTTTATTACATGAAACGGCGCCTCATTCAAAAACGGAGTCCCTTATAG
- a CDS encoding LysR family transcriptional regulator → MNRFVVFQKIIETGSFTKAAHELGYTQSAISQTVAGLEAEFNVQLLKRSRRGISLTPAGVKLYPEFQRLLRQYTEAQHLAQQINGLETGTVRIGASNSISRYWLPGLIKGFEQQHPHVHFTLFQGDYDEIRADVDSGKVDLGFLKQTRAKGLTTVPLKRERLLAVMPTDHPLADQAVVSLAALKAQSHNLILIPEGTHSDVRAAFASLKINPNIKDQIQDDYTVLAMVAAGLGVSLVSELMVGNSDFHIHAAATEPEIAQAIELAYQNHASLSVASQHFLNYVASQRDQLP, encoded by the coding sequence ATGAATCGTTTTGTCGTGTTCCAAAAAATCATTGAAACCGGGAGCTTTACGAAGGCGGCCCATGAACTCGGGTATACCCAGTCGGCCATTAGCCAAACCGTGGCCGGGCTTGAGGCCGAGTTTAACGTGCAACTGCTTAAACGATCCCGCCGGGGCATCAGTTTGACCCCCGCGGGCGTTAAACTTTATCCCGAATTTCAACGCTTGTTACGTCAGTACACGGAGGCCCAGCACCTCGCCCAGCAAATCAACGGTCTGGAAACCGGAACGGTCCGAATTGGTGCGAGCAATAGTATCTCGCGCTACTGGTTGCCGGGCTTAATCAAGGGCTTCGAACAACAACACCCGCACGTCCACTTCACCCTCTTTCAGGGTGATTATGACGAAATCCGCGCGGACGTTGATAGTGGCAAAGTTGACCTCGGATTTTTAAAACAGACCCGAGCCAAGGGTCTGACCACCGTACCGCTTAAACGTGAGCGATTGCTAGCGGTGATGCCCACCGACCATCCGTTAGCCGATCAGGCGGTCGTTTCTCTCGCCGCTTTAAAAGCCCAGTCGCACAACCTGATTTTGATCCCCGAGGGCACTCACAGTGACGTCCGTGCGGCATTTGCATCCTTGAAAATTAACCCCAACATTAAGGACCAAATCCAAGACGACTATACCGTCCTAGCCATGGTAGCAGCCGGGCTCGGGGTGAGCCTGGTCTCTGAGCTAATGGTCGGTAATTCCGACTTTCACATCCACGCGGCGGCCACTGAGCCAGAAATTGCCCAAGCAATCGAACTTGCCTACCAAAATCATGCTAGTCTGTCCGTGGCCAGCCAACACTTTTTAAACTACGTGGCTTCCCAACGGGACCAGTTGCCATAA
- the phnC gene encoding phosphonate ABC transporter ATP-binding protein, with amino-acid sequence MTEKTVLELKHVSKVYPSGVVGLDDINFTVHEGEFVAVVGLSGAGKSTLFNSINRMLDVTDGQVLVDGEDITKVRGQELRRMRRKIGMIFQNFNLVERTTVQKNVLAGRTGYYPTWKTLLGWYSKADQQQAVAQLDKVNMVKKLYRRADQLSGGQKQRVAIARTLMQDPTLVLADEPVASLDPKTSKGVMDDLYNLKKYERITVLVNLHSMALALKYADRIIGLRDGKVVYDKPIAQANEAELRDVYEHGRDD; translated from the coding sequence GTGACGGAAAAAACGGTATTAGAATTAAAACACGTTAGTAAGGTCTATCCAAGTGGCGTGGTAGGCCTCGATGACATTAACTTTACGGTGCACGAAGGGGAGTTTGTCGCCGTCGTGGGACTATCGGGAGCGGGGAAAAGTACCCTGTTCAATTCGATTAACCGCATGCTTGACGTTACTGACGGTCAGGTGCTGGTTGATGGTGAAGACATCACCAAGGTTCGCGGCCAAGAGCTCCGGCGGATGCGACGCAAAATTGGGATGATCTTTCAAAACTTCAACCTCGTGGAACGAACGACCGTGCAAAAAAATGTGTTAGCCGGACGGACGGGATACTATCCCACCTGGAAAACGTTATTAGGGTGGTACTCAAAGGCGGACCAGCAACAAGCTGTCGCTCAACTCGACAAGGTGAACATGGTTAAGAAACTGTACCGCCGGGCGGACCAGTTGTCCGGAGGGCAGAAGCAACGGGTTGCGATTGCCCGGACGCTTATGCAGGATCCCACCCTAGTGTTAGCGGACGAACCGGTGGCATCGCTGGACCCAAAGACGAGTAAGGGGGTCATGGACGACCTCTATAACCTGAAAAAGTACGAGCGAATTACGGTTCTGGTTAACCTGCACTCCATGGCCCTGGCGTTGAAGTATGCCGATCGGATCATTGGGCTGCGGGACGGGAAAGTGGTCTACGACAAGCCAATTGCACAAGCCAACGAAGCCGAGCTCCGTGATGTTTACGAACACGGGAGGGATGACTAA